One part of the Chryseobacterium sp. 7 genome encodes these proteins:
- a CDS encoding helix-turn-helix domain-containing protein yields MKITEIKSCFVGPVVSPEQFIAEHFFLFLVKGTMNGYDGNKHYVLKPGDSCIVLKNRLARYNKQKDNNEFEKVIFMFDELFLMNFHKKHSLSFQNHQSKNAFIPVKKDPLINSFLLSLEPYYTESGQINNAFSDVKREELLLILLQLHPELSDILFDFAIPGRLDLEEFMQKNYKFNVNLERFAFLTGRSLSAFKRDFKKIFNETPNRWLVKRRLQEARFLIEEKKQRPSDIYIDLGFEDLSHFSFAFKKEFGILASNL; encoded by the coding sequence CTGTTTCGTAGGCCCTGTAGTTTCGCCGGAGCAATTTATAGCAGAACACTTCTTTTTGTTTCTGGTAAAAGGAACAATGAATGGTTATGATGGTAATAAACATTATGTTTTAAAACCCGGTGACAGCTGTATTGTACTCAAAAATCGTCTCGCCCGTTACAATAAACAGAAAGATAATAATGAATTCGAAAAAGTTATTTTTATGTTTGATGAACTGTTTTTGATGAACTTTCACAAAAAACACAGTCTGTCTTTTCAGAATCATCAGTCAAAAAATGCTTTTATTCCTGTTAAAAAAGATCCTTTGATTAACAGCTTTCTGCTTTCACTGGAACCTTATTATACAGAATCCGGGCAGATAAATAATGCATTTTCAGATGTAAAAAGAGAAGAACTATTGCTGATTCTGCTGCAGCTGCATCCTGAATTATCAGATATTCTTTTTGATTTTGCGATTCCGGGAAGGCTGGATCTGGAAGAATTTATGCAGAAAAATTATAAATTTAATGTGAATCTGGAACGTTTCGCATTCCTTACCGGGCGTAGTTTGTCTGCCTTTAAAAGAGATTTTAAAAAAATATTCAATGAAACACCCAACCGCTGGCTGGTTAAAAGACGATTGCAGGAAGCCAGATTTCTGATCGAAGAAAAAAAACAGCGGCCTTCAGATATTTATATTGATTTGGGATTTGAGGATTTATCACACTTTTCATTTGCTTTCAAGAAAGAATTTGGAATTCTGGCGAGCAATTTGTAA